A single window of Mycobacterium sp. ITM-2016-00318 DNA harbors:
- a CDS encoding SDR family NAD(P)-dependent oxidoreductase, whose translation MTGQLENKVVILAGLGGVGNGLARRYADEGARLVVGDLDAELTARIADELDPSGQRVRGVPLDGADEESVIGIVGLAVDTFGRLDGMHLNFTNAADAYLPGGVVDLPLDAFDEVMRVNTRGFVICAKHAIPPMIEGGGGSLVFTASIDAYNGASTRVSYQMSKAAELALMRHIARKYGPKGIRCNAIAPGLIWHYKFDQNPMPEGIVDQTRARQMIKSRFGTPDDVAALGALLLSDDGSFITAQTISVDGGVTFRP comes from the coding sequence GTGACCGGGCAACTCGAAAACAAGGTCGTCATCCTCGCGGGACTCGGCGGCGTCGGCAACGGCCTCGCCAGGCGCTATGCCGACGAGGGCGCGCGACTGGTGGTCGGCGATCTCGACGCTGAGCTGACGGCACGGATCGCCGACGAACTCGATCCGTCAGGTCAGCGCGTGCGCGGCGTACCGCTGGACGGCGCCGACGAGGAATCGGTGATCGGCATCGTCGGCCTCGCCGTCGACACGTTCGGCCGGCTCGACGGCATGCACCTGAACTTCACCAACGCCGCGGACGCGTACCTACCTGGCGGCGTCGTCGATCTGCCGCTGGACGCGTTCGACGAGGTGATGCGCGTCAACACCCGCGGCTTCGTCATCTGCGCCAAGCACGCCATCCCGCCGATGATCGAGGGCGGTGGCGGGTCGCTGGTGTTCACGGCATCGATCGACGCCTACAACGGCGCGAGCACCCGGGTGTCCTACCAGATGAGCAAGGCGGCCGAGCTGGCGTTGATGCGCCACATCGCACGCAAGTACGGCCCGAAGGGCATCCGGTGCAATGCCATTGCGCCGGGGCTGATTTGGCATTACAAGTTCGACCAGAACCCGATGCCCGAGGGCATCGTCGACCAGACCAGGGCGAGGCAGATGATCAAGTCACGCTTCGGCACGCCCGACGACGTCGCCGCGCTCGGCGCGCTGCTGCTCTCCGATGACGGCAGCTTCATCACGGCGCAGACGATCAGCGTCGACGGCGGAGTGACGTTCCGGCCATGA
- a CDS encoding DUF899 family protein — translation MAEMVKPPVVDQETWRKELDELRRREKAATRELDTIAAQRRRLPMVEMDDYTLIGEDGPVRLADVFKGRSQLIVYNHMWEDGAQWQCGGCTGFTSQFTRLEFLDSYDARFVIVTNGPIEEALAYRDKVGNKMEWYSSAESSFGADVDAPPGAGFGVNVFLRDGDKVYRTWHTNGRGTEQLSHSFALIDLLPFGRQEEWQDSPEGWPQSPTYSRWLDSPDIAKAYGPTT, via the coding sequence ATGGCCGAAATGGTGAAACCCCCGGTTGTCGATCAGGAGACCTGGCGCAAGGAGCTCGATGAGCTAAGACGACGCGAGAAGGCCGCGACGCGTGAACTCGACACCATCGCCGCGCAGCGCCGCAGGCTGCCGATGGTCGAGATGGACGACTACACGCTGATCGGAGAGGACGGGCCCGTCCGGCTCGCGGACGTCTTCAAAGGGCGCTCGCAACTCATCGTCTACAACCACATGTGGGAGGACGGCGCGCAATGGCAGTGCGGCGGCTGCACCGGGTTCACGTCGCAGTTCACCCGGCTGGAGTTTCTCGACTCTTATGACGCACGGTTCGTGATCGTCACCAACGGACCCATCGAGGAGGCGCTGGCCTACCGCGACAAGGTCGGCAACAAGATGGAGTGGTACTCGTCGGCGGAGAGTTCGTTCGGCGCCGACGTCGACGCACCACCGGGAGCCGGCTTCGGCGTCAACGTGTTTCTGCGCGACGGTGACAAGGTCTACCGCACCTGGCACACCAACGGCCGCGGCACGGAACAGCTCAGCCACTCGTTCGCCCTCATCGACCTGCTGCCGTTCGGGCGGCAGGAGGAGTGGCAGGACTCGCCGGAGGGCTGGCCGCAGTCACCTACCTACTCGAGGTGGTTGGACTCGCCTGACATCGCGAAGGCGTACGGGCCGACTACCTGA
- a CDS encoding RNA polymerase sigma factor, whose protein sequence is MTAALSNWSGIGPGSSDAEIAVAAAAGDRNAFAQIYDRYADRLHDFCIGMLRDRDSAADCVQDAFCIVSTSLGGLREPEKLRPWLYSVVRNEAHKRLRELKRERLSDEMPDVMSHDAGPDTMAQRLELANLISEAAGGLSDRDQAVLELAYRQGLDGPELAMALGVTQTNANTMVGRLRETIERSLGALLVARRIQSNPASCPELASVLHGWDGKFNILMRKRIARHIESCNACEDLRRRSVSPAALLGAPVFIPAPAWLKNSVTRDFELTSASRNMNKSNAAATQMRPQADSGFHAAATAARPAIAPAPFQPPVEPPRRDEPAAFVGGPTGDEPKRRVVPLMALLIGVPILVLGGTLAWLYLPSVGLSPSGVVQPAPQPTPTASVPAPTPVAVLPTPQAPRATPVPRQVQSPRPAAPPPTPGAKLPTPQPAQPPAAVPPAQAPAPAPPPVQAPAPAPIPQPPLGQLPFQLPQLPLPQNPARPPAQFPAQAPAQPPAQKQAPAPQAPPAQPPAQEVPPAEPPAQQVPPAQPPAQQVPDPVGPAPKQVDPPAATPCDPTTDICVR, encoded by the coding sequence ATGACCGCCGCACTATCGAACTGGAGTGGCATAGGCCCAGGCAGCAGCGACGCGGAGATCGCAGTCGCAGCGGCTGCCGGCGACCGCAACGCTTTTGCTCAGATCTACGACCGCTACGCCGACCGGCTGCACGACTTCTGCATCGGAATGCTCCGCGACCGCGACTCGGCCGCGGACTGCGTCCAGGACGCGTTCTGCATCGTGTCCACTAGCCTCGGCGGGCTCCGCGAGCCCGAGAAGTTGCGGCCGTGGCTCTATTCCGTCGTCCGCAACGAAGCCCATAAACGTCTCCGCGAACTGAAGCGCGAACGGCTGTCCGACGAGATGCCCGACGTCATGTCGCACGACGCAGGCCCGGACACAATGGCTCAGCGACTGGAGTTGGCGAACCTCATCTCCGAGGCGGCAGGCGGACTGTCGGACCGCGACCAGGCCGTGCTGGAGTTGGCCTATCGCCAAGGGCTGGACGGTCCCGAACTCGCGATGGCTCTCGGGGTCACGCAGACCAACGCCAACACGATGGTCGGCCGTCTGCGCGAAACCATCGAGCGCTCGCTCGGCGCCCTGCTCGTGGCACGCCGCATCCAGTCCAATCCGGCCAGCTGCCCGGAGTTGGCGTCGGTTCTGCATGGCTGGGACGGCAAATTCAACATCCTGATGCGCAAACGCATTGCGCGCCATATCGAGTCGTGCAACGCGTGCGAAGACCTGCGTCGCCGGTCGGTGAGTCCGGCCGCTCTGCTTGGCGCGCCGGTGTTCATCCCAGCGCCCGCCTGGCTGAAGAACAGCGTCACCAGGGACTTCGAGCTGACGTCGGCGTCGCGCAACATGAACAAGTCGAATGCCGCCGCGACGCAGATGCGGCCGCAGGCCGACTCGGGTTTCCACGCCGCTGCCACGGCAGCCAGACCCGCGATCGCACCGGCGCCCTTCCAGCCACCGGTTGAGCCTCCGCGTCGTGACGAACCCGCGGCGTTCGTCGGCGGTCCGACGGGCGACGAGCCGAAGCGTCGCGTGGTGCCGTTGATGGCGTTGTTGATCGGTGTCCCGATCCTCGTCCTCGGCGGGACGCTCGCGTGGCTATATCTTCCGAGCGTCGGTTTGTCCCCGAGCGGCGTGGTGCAACCCGCGCCCCAGCCGACGCCAACCGCATCCGTTCCCGCGCCGACCCCCGTCGCGGTTCTCCCGACACCGCAGGCGCCACGGGCCACCCCCGTGCCGCGGCAGGTGCAGTCACCTCGCCCCGCCGCGCCGCCGCCCACGCCGGGGGCGAAATTGCCCACCCCGCAACCGGCTCAACCCCCTGCGGCCGTGCCTCCCGCTCAGGCACCCGCACCCGCACCGCCTCCCGTACAGGCCCCCGCTCCGGCACCGATTCCGCAGCCGCCGCTCGGCCAGCTTCCGTTCCAGCTGCCGCAACTGCCGCTGCCGCAGAACCCTGCGCGGCCACCGGCCCAGTTCCCTGCCCAGGCACCCGCGCAACCGCCCGCGCAGAAACAGGCTCCGGCTCCGCAAGCGCCGCCGGCTCAACCACCGGCGCAGGAGGTTCCTCCCGCCGAGCCGCCGGCACAGCAGGTGCCGCCGGCCCAGCCGCCCGCGCAACAGGTGCCTGACCCGGTCGGACCCGCGCCCAAGCAGGTGGACCCGCCCGCGGCGACGCCGTGCGACCCCACCACGGACATCTGCGTCAGGTAG
- a CDS encoding L,D-transpeptidase yields the protein MRAVGRCVLAVIVTAASVVSSPAGFSAAASQSSRFGIASVLPAPDQVVGVAHPVVVTFNAPVSDRPSAERAIRIRSQPVMTGRYEWLDHKVVQWVPDGFWPAHTTIALSVGRMKTNIQTGPKVVGTANISDHTFTVSIDGVETGPPPDLPSPHHRPFWGRPGVFPASTGRPEYPTPVGTYAVLGKERSVLMDSSSVGIPVDAPDGYQMDVEYAVRITDRGLFVHSAPWAENALGYDNVSHGCISLSPTDAEWYFNTVNVGDPVIVRENSLEVPRAVTAGGRR from the coding sequence ATGCGGGCAGTTGGGCGGTGCGTTCTCGCGGTGATCGTGACAGCTGCGAGTGTGGTGTCGAGCCCGGCCGGCTTCAGCGCCGCGGCGAGCCAGTCATCAAGGTTCGGCATAGCGTCGGTTCTGCCCGCGCCGGACCAGGTGGTGGGCGTGGCCCATCCGGTGGTGGTGACGTTCAACGCGCCGGTATCCGACCGCCCCTCGGCCGAACGGGCCATCAGGATCAGGTCGCAGCCCGTGATGACAGGCAGATACGAGTGGCTCGACCACAAGGTCGTCCAGTGGGTACCGGACGGCTTCTGGCCGGCGCACACCACGATCGCGCTGTCAGTTGGTCGGATGAAGACCAACATCCAGACAGGCCCGAAAGTGGTTGGCACCGCCAATATCTCGGACCACACCTTCACTGTTTCTATCGACGGCGTCGAGACGGGGCCGCCCCCTGACCTGCCGTCGCCGCATCACCGACCCTTCTGGGGCAGGCCGGGCGTATTTCCAGCATCCACGGGCCGACCCGAATATCCAACGCCGGTGGGCACATACGCCGTGTTGGGCAAAGAACGCTCAGTTCTCATGGATTCCAGCAGCGTCGGCATCCCGGTCGATGCGCCTGACGGATACCAGATGGACGTGGAATACGCCGTCCGCATCACTGATCGCGGGTTGTTCGTGCACTCGGCACCGTGGGCGGAGAACGCGCTGGGGTATGACAACGTCAGCCACGGTTGCATCAGCCTGAGCCCGACTGACGCAGAGTGGTACTTCAATACGGTCAACGTCGGGGACCCGGTCATCGTGCGGGAGAACAGCCTTGAAGTTCCTCGAGCGGTGACGGCCGGCGGCCGCCGCTAG
- a CDS encoding diiron oxygenase: MTAIDDADDALADTHFSRVEALSRATTRLRFDPYVDIDWDAPENALDESDPGWLVDPDTAPLAATEWYAAQSLQQRIDMSRWITANTFKVGIQFEMILIRGVVHYAGKLSNSDPVFRYLMHEITDECNHIQMFQEFINRNGQDVPGMRRMSRVLGPIVGFISGYLSVMLFIGVLCGEQPVHFQQTLLQRRAQRIPPLLNKITYIHLAEEARHITFADDHLAEHIQHSGRFKRVAYAIWFPLFLRWLMGEIFTPPRSFARQFGVPRRTFKSAYWRSGHSHRMMAESAADARRVAEHLGLRSIWSRWIWRVLGIDGRVPRFRGEPNRMFGGSTDAQLVEIRTTTLGRATAAAIMTIVAILATPVGLRITLVAAAGTAAWAIYHALRERRGGVVANQPFEWPRLLVWIAFCLMMIPVGGLIGLAMVVFMILAFAEFMPTL, from the coding sequence ATGACAGCTATCGACGATGCGGACGACGCGCTGGCAGATACACACTTCTCCAGGGTGGAAGCTCTTTCGCGCGCGACGACTCGACTCCGTTTCGATCCGTATGTGGACATCGATTGGGACGCACCGGAGAACGCGTTGGACGAGAGCGATCCGGGGTGGCTGGTGGATCCGGATACCGCTCCGCTCGCCGCAACGGAGTGGTATGCGGCACAGTCGCTGCAGCAGCGAATCGACATGAGCCGCTGGATAACTGCGAATACGTTCAAAGTCGGAATTCAATTCGAAATGATTTTGATTCGAGGCGTTGTTCATTACGCTGGAAAGCTATCCAATTCCGATCCAGTGTTTCGCTATCTCATGCACGAGATCACCGATGAATGTAATCACATTCAGATGTTTCAGGAGTTCATCAATCGGAATGGGCAGGATGTACCCGGTATGCGGCGGATGTCGCGAGTCCTGGGTCCCATCGTGGGTTTCATCAGCGGATATTTGAGCGTCATGCTCTTCATAGGTGTCCTTTGTGGCGAACAGCCAGTCCATTTTCAGCAGACGCTGCTACAGCGAAGGGCACAACGGATACCTCCCTTGCTGAACAAAATCACTTATATCCATCTGGCGGAAGAGGCCCGCCATATTACTTTCGCGGACGACCATCTGGCCGAGCACATACAGCATTCCGGACGCTTCAAGCGGGTAGCTTACGCAATTTGGTTTCCACTCTTTCTTCGCTGGTTGATGGGGGAGATATTCACCCCGCCGCGGTCGTTCGCGCGACAGTTCGGCGTGCCGCGCCGGACCTTCAAGTCCGCCTATTGGCGAAGTGGGCATTCGCATCGAATGATGGCGGAGTCGGCCGCCGACGCACGCCGGGTGGCAGAGCATCTTGGTCTTCGGAGCATCTGGTCACGTTGGATTTGGCGGGTGCTGGGCATCGATGGCCGCGTCCCACGCTTCCGTGGCGAGCCGAATCGGATGTTCGGAGGGTCAACTGACGCGCAGCTTGTCGAGATCCGGACGACGACCCTGGGGCGCGCCACTGCCGCGGCGATCATGACGATCGTCGCGATCTTGGCGACACCGGTTGGATTGCGGATCACCTTGGTTGCCGCTGCCGGGACCGCCGCGTGGGCGATCTACCATGCTCTCCGGGAGCGTCGTGGCGGTGTGGTGGCGAATCAGCCGTTTGAATGGCCGAGGCTTCTCGTCTGGATTGCGTTCTGCCTCATGATGATTCCCGTCGGCGGGCTGATCGGACTCGCCATGGTGGTGTTCATGATCCTTGCTTTCGCCGAGTTCATGCCCACCCTTTGA
- a CDS encoding class I SAM-dependent methyltransferase: MAELPYFDLLISERQDGGVAGELWESQVHWGYWENPRSADGTRADYVAAMANMNNVLFEAGQVTDGQRLLDVGCGFGGTIQQINSRHSDMYLTGLNIDARQLAAADAQTHAVNGNFIDWVEGDACALPFEDNSFDRVLAVECIFHFPSRERFLAEAARVLKPGGYLAVSDFVPTMTFFGKTPFWMAVRTQIAKTYGTLGNIPLRSYKAMGRRAGLQLDAKRNIRKNTLPTYPFIIKFFVEEGSAEAQKTMIGGTRWMKWLSRLGLVQYKVYTFRKPE; encoded by the coding sequence ATGGCTGAGCTTCCATACTTTGACCTGCTGATCAGCGAACGGCAAGACGGCGGCGTAGCCGGCGAGCTGTGGGAAAGCCAGGTGCACTGGGGCTATTGGGAGAACCCAAGGTCTGCCGACGGAACCCGGGCCGACTACGTCGCTGCCATGGCGAACATGAACAACGTGCTGTTCGAGGCTGGACAGGTCACTGACGGGCAGAGACTGCTGGATGTCGGCTGCGGCTTCGGCGGAACCATCCAGCAGATCAACTCCCGCCATTCCGACATGTACCTGACTGGTCTCAACATCGACGCGCGCCAGCTCGCCGCTGCCGACGCTCAGACCCACGCCGTGAACGGCAACTTCATCGACTGGGTGGAAGGCGACGCATGTGCTCTGCCGTTCGAGGACAACTCTTTCGACCGTGTCCTGGCAGTCGAATGCATCTTCCACTTCCCGTCCCGTGAGCGCTTCCTCGCAGAAGCCGCCAGGGTACTCAAGCCGGGCGGTTATCTTGCGGTATCCGACTTCGTACCGACCATGACGTTCTTCGGCAAAACCCCATTCTGGATGGCCGTTCGTACCCAGATCGCCAAGACGTACGGAACGCTGGGGAACATACCTCTGCGCTCCTACAAGGCCATGGGTAGACGCGCGGGCCTTCAGCTCGACGCGAAACGCAACATCCGAAAGAACACGTTGCCGACCTACCCATTCATCATCAAGTTCTTCGTTGAGGAAGGTTCAGCCGAAGCCCAGAAGACGATGATCGGCGGCACTCGGTGGATGAAATGGCTGTCAAGGTTGGGGCTGGTTCAGTACAAGGTGTACACGTTCCGCAAGCCTGAATAG
- a CDS encoding alpha/beta fold hydrolase, whose product MTTTGTGDPALIFVHGFACDGTDWQAQRESLEKRTTVVVCDLPGHGSSPGTPAECTIKAYGAAVAEIVRELPSRSAILVGHSMGCRVVLEANRVQPDAVSVLVLVDGSRIGSGDPIAAKQAMADELAGDGYRRFVRDFFESMFFPSSNPALARGIVERALRFPAGLGRTLMTDLAGWDAREMESALNSVDVPLLAIQSTTLDTARRRVSLEPGLSSPWLELVSAHVPSARIEMLHGYSHFPQIELADEVTALIADCAWPASHRYVGRRT is encoded by the coding sequence ATGACGACGACCGGTACCGGCGACCCTGCCTTGATCTTCGTACACGGATTCGCCTGCGATGGCACGGATTGGCAGGCGCAGCGCGAGTCGCTCGAGAAAAGGACCACCGTCGTCGTGTGCGACTTGCCCGGGCATGGATCCAGCCCCGGCACCCCGGCCGAGTGCACCATCAAGGCGTACGGCGCTGCGGTAGCGGAAATTGTCAGGGAACTGCCGTCGCGATCGGCAATTCTCGTGGGCCACAGCATGGGATGCCGTGTCGTCCTTGAGGCCAATCGAGTGCAGCCCGACGCCGTATCCGTTTTGGTACTCGTGGACGGCAGCCGAATCGGCAGCGGTGATCCTATCGCGGCAAAGCAGGCCATGGCCGATGAGCTTGCAGGAGACGGCTACCGGCGTTTCGTACGAGACTTCTTCGAATCGATGTTCTTCCCGTCAAGCAATCCCGCTCTCGCCAGGGGGATCGTCGAGCGCGCGCTGCGTTTTCCCGCGGGGTTGGGCAGGACCCTGATGACGGACTTGGCCGGCTGGGACGCCCGCGAAATGGAGAGCGCTCTCAATTCGGTCGATGTCCCCCTGCTCGCCATCCAGAGCACGACGCTCGACACCGCACGCAGACGGGTATCGCTTGAACCGGGCCTGAGCTCACCGTGGCTGGAACTGGTCAGCGCGCACGTGCCGTCGGCCAGGATCGAGATGCTGCACGGGTACAGCCACTTCCCGCAGATCGAACTGGCAGACGAGGTTACGGCCCTGATCGCTGACTGTGCGTGGCCGGCCAGCCACCGATACGTTGGTCGACGTACCTGA
- a CDS encoding DUF4239 domain-containing protein, whose amino-acid sequence MSRWLVNDVPSWLLLAGLIILIVGGSVLVQVYVRKRFPRLKNGAHNDVTKFVYGVVGFVYAFFIGFVVSAMWGEVNIADDETRSEGAYGVQLARDIYVFDEADADRIRRGLLEYEKATMAEWPHLANGQRVSDADEALHRLYVAYTDVKPRTDTQKTFLATSFNNLNHLSKARTERVDLATSDTGPPWSLWVVIFLTSGLVLGCSIIYGVENAAMHYPMVATVGVLVAANTFLILQLSHPLVGDIATSPAPLSEVVQVVSPR is encoded by the coding sequence GTGAGCCGCTGGCTCGTAAACGACGTCCCCTCGTGGCTGCTCCTGGCAGGCCTCATCATTCTGATCGTGGGTGGATCGGTTCTCGTTCAGGTCTACGTTCGGAAGCGATTCCCGCGGCTCAAGAACGGGGCCCATAACGACGTCACGAAATTCGTCTACGGCGTCGTCGGGTTCGTCTACGCGTTCTTCATCGGGTTCGTCGTTTCCGCGATGTGGGGGGAGGTAAACATCGCGGATGACGAAACCCGAAGCGAGGGAGCGTACGGCGTGCAGCTGGCGAGGGACATCTACGTGTTCGACGAAGCCGACGCCGACCGGATCCGACGCGGCCTGCTGGAGTACGAAAAGGCAACGATGGCGGAGTGGCCCCACCTGGCCAACGGCCAGCGCGTCTCCGATGCGGATGAGGCGCTGCACCGATTGTATGTCGCGTACACGGACGTCAAGCCGCGCACAGACACTCAAAAGACCTTTCTGGCAACGTCATTCAATAACCTGAACCACCTCAGCAAGGCCCGTACGGAGCGGGTCGACCTCGCCACCAGCGATACCGGACCCCCTTGGTCATTGTGGGTGGTCATCTTCCTGACGAGTGGGCTGGTCCTCGGTTGTTCGATCATCTACGGAGTGGAGAACGCCGCCATGCACTATCCGATGGTGGCAACCGTGGGTGTGCTGGTGGCCGCCAACACATTTCTGATCCTCCAGCTCTCGCATCCGCTCGTCGGCGACATTGCGACATCACCTGCTCCGCTGAGCGAGGTCGTTCAGGTCGTGTCTCCGCGTTAA
- a CDS encoding DUF4239 domain-containing protein: MAVLNVIATVYALLLAFVAVTVWQSFGAAETAVVNESNSVGELARALSLFDSPQARQARGTLREYADVVVTVEWSEMRQGQSSTEAWDAFDRMFHAVGQLEPDTPRRAALMPEIWSAANDVLSERRTRLHAADAKVPATLWMVVLIGSALTIGTTAVLSPSRFSLWIIGLLAMSMGLVFFLIVVMDRPFTGEESIGPAPFHTAIENMDRWDAQYAHAK; encoded by the coding sequence ATGGCCGTGCTGAACGTCATCGCGACCGTCTATGCTCTGTTGCTCGCGTTCGTCGCTGTAACAGTCTGGCAATCGTTCGGCGCAGCCGAAACGGCCGTGGTCAATGAATCCAACAGCGTCGGCGAACTGGCACGCGCCCTGTCGCTGTTCGACAGCCCGCAAGCGCGACAGGCGCGCGGGACTCTCCGCGAGTACGCCGACGTCGTCGTGACGGTGGAATGGTCCGAGATGCGTCAGGGACAATCAAGCACTGAGGCGTGGGACGCGTTCGACCGAATGTTTCATGCCGTCGGCCAACTCGAACCCGACACGCCGCGCCGCGCCGCGCTCATGCCCGAGATCTGGTCAGCGGCAAACGATGTCCTCAGCGAGCGTCGAACGCGGCTTCACGCCGCCGACGCCAAGGTCCCAGCCACGCTTTGGATGGTCGTATTGATCGGCTCGGCGTTGACGATAGGGACGACTGCGGTGCTCTCGCCGTCCCGCTTCAGCTTGTGGATCATCGGGTTGCTCGCGATGTCGATGGGACTGGTCTTCTTCCTCATCGTCGTGATGGACCGCCCCTTCACGGGAGAGGAAAGCATCGGTCCGGCACCGTTTCACACTGCGATAGAGAACATGGATCGATGGGACGCCCAGTATGCGCATGCGAAATGA
- a CDS encoding universal stress protein, producing the protein MTIIAGFSSSRQGTAPLNLAAQLSRWTGDKVVAAAIVERPWPAKDDPVEHEYLRHVTSEAARSLEKVVTQLPSDLDIPTVVHRSTSIPTGLLELVTAHDARMVVVGSSSSGLLGRVALGSVTERLVHTAAVPVAIAPRGYPLAPEPIRRLTVAFGGEADIHGLIPAAAELTTQWPVQLRIVSFTVRPVAVFSGKIERSAEDLVVEQWAHRMMDDIVKQLNEVRNRISVPDVDVVVGSGHDWREAVENVPWQAGDMLLLGSGAAGQAAQVFLGSAASKILRHAPVPVMIIPRHQKSA; encoded by the coding sequence ATGACCATCATCGCCGGCTTCAGCTCGAGCCGTCAGGGCACCGCGCCCCTCAACCTGGCAGCGCAGCTGTCGCGCTGGACCGGCGACAAGGTGGTGGCCGCAGCGATCGTGGAACGGCCCTGGCCTGCCAAGGACGATCCCGTCGAGCACGAGTACCTGCGCCATGTCACTTCGGAGGCGGCGCGATCACTCGAGAAAGTGGTCACCCAGCTGCCCAGCGACTTGGACATCCCCACTGTGGTTCACCGATCAACCTCAATTCCAACAGGTTTGCTCGAACTCGTGACCGCTCACGACGCCAGAATGGTCGTCGTCGGCTCGTCGTCTTCGGGGTTGCTCGGTCGGGTGGCGCTGGGCAGCGTCACCGAACGGCTGGTTCATACCGCCGCTGTACCGGTCGCGATCGCTCCGCGCGGCTACCCGCTGGCGCCCGAGCCGATACGACGGCTCACCGTCGCATTCGGAGGCGAAGCCGACATCCACGGCCTCATCCCGGCGGCTGCCGAACTGACCACCCAGTGGCCGGTCCAATTGCGGATCGTGTCGTTCACCGTGCGACCGGTGGCGGTGTTCAGCGGCAAGATCGAGCGTTCGGCGGAAGACCTCGTCGTCGAGCAGTGGGCGCACAGGATGATGGACGATATTGTCAAGCAGCTCAACGAGGTTCGCAATCGAATCTCGGTTCCCGACGTAGATGTCGTGGTCGGCAGCGGCCACGATTGGCGAGAGGCCGTCGAGAACGTCCCCTGGCAAGCCGGGGACATGCTCTTGCTCGGATCCGGCGCAGCCGGACAGGCAGCTCAAGTCTTTCTCGGTTCAGCCGCCTCGAAGATCCTGCGCCATGCTCCCGTCCCCGTGATGATCATCCCGCGACACCAGAAGTCGGCGTAG